The genomic DNA AGGCATTGGCGTATGCCATTCACCTCGAAAAAGGGGCCATTGATTTCTACAAAAAAATGTCCGAAGGGTGTGCCGGCGCACCGAATGCTGCCCTATTCCAGCGATTGCTTGCCGACGAAAGCAGACATCTGCAGAGCCTGGAAGACCTGTACGAGCAGCACTTTATGACCGAAAACTAAAAAACGTCAAGCATCAGGGTATTGTCTTTTTTTTGTATTTCGATAAATACCGCCAGACGTCCTGACAGCAGCAATAAAAGAAGAAGAGAGGCTACAGCCCAGCGCTGTAGCCTCTCTTTTTGCATAAAAAATGTATTCCGAGCGTTCTCCATTGTTACTGTATGATTTTGTATGGAACTGCAACCCTAGATATTGTCAACATTTTTGCTAAACTTTTGACTGGTATCGCAACTATTTCAAAGACAGCTACAGCGAACCTGTTGGCGTGGCTGGAAATATGACACCGACATAAAAGAGTGAGGCTAAGTTGACAAGGTTTGTATCAGCAATCATCATCTCTGTTCTGTGGATCACGTTCTCAGTGGTCGCCATGGCAGCAAGCCAGACCAGGGATGATGCAAAGACTTTGGTAAAAAAAGCTGTTGCCTATTTAAAGGCCAATGGTAAAGACAGAGCCCTGGCTGAGTTCAGCAACCCCAAAGGACAGTTTGTTAATGGTGAGTTATATCTGACAGTGTGGGACTTCAATGGTACCCAGATCGCCCACGGAGCGAATTCTAAGCTGATCGGCAAACAACTTATTGAGCTTAAAGACATGGATGGCAAGGCATTTGTCAAGGAATTCATGGCTGTCGGCAGGAAAGGACAGGGATGGGTTTCGTATAAATGGACAAATCCGGCCACCAACAGGATTGAAACAAAGCAGACCTATCTGGAAGCAGCCAATGAAATCATCATCGGTGCGGGAGTATACAAATAACCAGCGTTGCAACTATTCCCACGTTTTTTTAAAGGCCCGACAGTGTAGAGGAGCAGAGATGATCCGCAGTTGTGTTTCCTGGTTGACGTTGCTGGTGTTGGCAATGATGGTTCTCTGCCCTCCCGATGTGCAGGCTGAAATAAAGATCGGTGTGCTTATCTTCAGCGACGAGGCCCGTTATCAGGAATCGTTTAAGGGCATCAAGGAACAACTGGCCAGATCCGGCTACAAAGAACCAAGAGTTAAATTCCTGATGGGGAATGCGGCCGGGAGCAAGGCAAAGGCGGCCAATCTGGTGAGAAGCTTTGCTGCTGACAATCTTTCGCTGCTGATCACTATCGGGACCAACGCAACAGTTGTCGCTGCCAGGGAGATCAAAGACATCCCGATAGTATTCAGCCAGTTCTATGACCCCATCGGGGCAGGGGTGGCCAAGAGCTGGAACAATTCCGGCACTAATGTGACCGGGGTAAGTACAATGTTCGATTTGTCGGAACTGGTCATCCGACTGCAAGAGGTCTACCCGGCGAAAAGACTCGCAGTGCTGTACACACCAGGAGAAAGTAATACCGAGTCCCAACTGCGAGATCTGCAGAAGTTGCAGAAAAAGCACGGGATAGAGGTGCTGCCGGTAATCTTGGCTAAAAAAGAAGATATTGTGCAGATCCTGCCCGATGTAATGAGCACTGTTGACGCAGTGTACCTATCAGGCAGCAGCGTTATCGGGGCAAATCTTTCGCAGATTGTCGGACTTGCCAACAACTCGAAGGTCATAACAATCACCATGCTTGAGGATTTGGCAGAGAAAGGGGTAATGCTCGCCGTGTGCGGAGATCCCTATGCTTTCGGGGTCATTGCCGGCAAAAAAGCTGCAGCTGTACTCAAAGGGGCAAAGCCGTCGTCAATTCCGATAGAACACTCCATCAAACCAGGCTTGATCATAAACAAAAAAACGGCAAAGGCCGCGCAGGTCGAGATTCCCAAAGCATTACTGCAAAAGGCTATCAGAGTTTTAGAATAGGCTTGCAGGAAATCATTGTAAAGGAAGCACCACCTCCCCCATATGAAGTTGCAATTCTCCATAAAAAGCATCAAATTCAGATTTTTTTCAACCATAGCCTTGGTGCTGCTGGCAGGAACTCTTGCACTGAGCGCAATTATTGCGGTGAACGAGGGGGTTAACCAGCAGAGCGTATTGACCCAAAAAGGGAAAGGTATTGCTCAGTATGTATCCAAGCTGTGCCTGGATGCATTGATTATGGGCAACACCGTGCAGATTGACTCCATAGTCAATGAGGCACGATACGATGAGGAGATCCTCTACATCATCATCCGCGATAACAGCGGTAAAATTCTTACATCACAATTTGCCAGCATCAATTACTCATCGCCCCATCTCGAACACATTAAATTCATGTTGCATGACATTCATAACGTGCCCCAGATACTGGAATTCATCGAAAAGAATGAATCCTCGGTTGTACTTACCTCTCCCATAACCACCGGTACTGAGACTTTGGGGCAAGTTGTCGTCTGCCTGACAAAACATAATATTATCAGCAACATTAAGAATACTATTTCCGTCATCATCGTCCTTAATATTGCTATTACCATCGTACTGGCCATACTCCTGTTTATTGTCTCGGGACGGCTTATATTTGAACCTGTCTCAGAGTTGGCAAATGCCTCCAGAAAACTTGCCAAAGGAGATCTTACTACCAGAATCGACATGCACGCTGTCGGTGAGATGCAGCTGCTGATCGACAGCTTCAACCAGATGGCTAAAGATCTGCAGCAGACGACAGTTTCGAAAGAATACGTCAACAACATCATTAAAAGCATGACCGAGGCCCTGCTTATTATTTCTCCGGACCATTCGATACTTGATGCGAATTATGCCGCCTACAAGCTTTTGGGATACGAACCAGGGGAATTGACTGGGGCCGATGCCGGCAAGATATTCTATGACGTCCTGCCGGCCCAGGTTCCCACGACAGCCGACCAGGGGCAAAAAATCAGTACCGAGACTTGCTGCCAACGGAAAGATGGGCAAATTGTACCGATATATTTTACGGCATCCGTTATGCCTGATAATGAAGGGATGATTCAGGGCATCGTCTGCACGGCCCTCGACATATCACCAATCAAGCAGGTTGCCGAGCAGCTTACTGCAATGAACAAGACCCTGCAACTTGAAGTTGAGCAGAGGAAACAGGCTCAAGAGGAGGCTTTTGGGCTCAACAAAGATCTGGAGTGCCAAAAAACCGCTCTCGAACTGGCCAATCTTGAGCTGGAGTCCTTCAGCTATTCCGTTTCCCACGACCTTCGGGCACCGTTGCGCCACATCAACGGTTTTACAAACATTCTCCGTGAAGATTACCGCGATCGACTTGATGACAATGGCCGGGATTTTCTCGACAGAATCTGTGCCGCAAGCAGCCGCATGGGAGTGATGATCGATGATCTGTTAAGGTTTTCCAGAGTTTCACGGGCAGAGATGAACGTTGTCGATGTGGACCTGAGTGCTTGTGCCCATAAACTTGCCACAATGTTTCAGGAATCCGATCCGGACCGCACCACACGCTTCGACATCGCAGAAGGGCTTACTACCAAGGGTGATGCATCTTTGCTGGAGATGGTTTTACAGAACCTGATCGGCAATGCCTGGAAATATTCCTCGCTGACCCCCGAAGCGGTCATTGCCGTCGGCAAGATCCCGTCAAAAAGCAATGATATTTTATATGTAAAGGACAATGGTGTCGGTTTCGACATGGTATACAAGGACAAGCTGTTCACAGCATTCCAGCGTTTGCATGGGAAGGAGTACGAAGGCACCGGCATCGGCCTGGCAACCGTCCATCGAATTATCGAGAGGCACGGCGGCAAAATATGGGCGGAAAGCGAAGTCGGCAAAGGAGCCACCTTCTACTTCAGCTTGGACAGCGCTGCATAAACCTGCCGACAAAAAGCCTATTGCATGAATGCCCCGTACAACCAGGGCTTTTTATCCCCTTCATGAATGCACCCACCAGAAGCATGCAAAATAAGGCTTTTCTTATTTTACTTTCATCGAAATCCACTTCCCAGAACTGTATTAACATGCTATCTACCAACACCATGGAGACACGTAACAGATCGATTATTTTCAATGGTATCGTTGTTGACCTTGAGCAGATGGAGGTCAAGATCAGCGATAAGGGATGGCACACCTTCCAGATTGTCCGTCACCCCGGCGGGTCGGCAGTTCTCCCGCTTCATGAAGACGGGACGGTTACCCTTATCCGGCAGCCGCGACCGGCGATAAACGAATTTACCCTGGAAATCCCGGCCGGCCGACTCAGCACCGGAGAAGACCCGGTTGACTGCGCCCGGCGGGAACTGCTGGAGGAGACCGGGCTGAGAGCCACCACCCTCGAACCGCTCGGCTTTATCTACTCATCTCCGGGAGTATTTGACGAAAAGATCTATCTGTTTCTTGCCAACGATCTTACTCAGGGAGAGTCCGCACAGGAGCAGTTCGAGGATATCCATCCGGTGCGGGTACCGCTTTCTGACGCCCTGGCAATGGCCTGCGACGGCAGAATTATCGATGGCAAGACCATTGTGGCGCTGCTGCGCGCCAGCAGGAGAGAGGCATGATCCTCCTGGCAACCGCGGGCAAAGAGCAGCAGGGCGTCCGTCTTGACGACGGCCTGAAAGCGCTCTTTCCCCAGCTGTCCAAGACTGAAATCCGCCGCCTGCTCGACTGGGGAAGCTGCACGGTCAATATGGCCCTGGTTCGCGTCGCTTCGCGGCAACTGCACCAGGGCGATGCCATAGCCCTGGGCTTGATTGAGAAGGAGCGGTGCATCGACCTCGTCTATACCGCTGCCGACATGCTGTACGAAGATCAAGACTGCCTGGCCATCAACAAGGGAATCGGCATCAATAGCCAGCGCACCCCGTACCAGTTGAAAGGGACCGCTGAATACGCAGTCGGCTGTTATCTGAGAACCATCGGCCTGAACGAGGAGGCGCGGATTGTCCATCGCCTTGACCGTGGCACCTCCGGGGTGCTGGTCTTCCCGAAAAACAAAAAGACGGCCTCGTATATTGCCGGCGAATTCAAGGCCGGCAGGGTAGAAAAGGTATATTGGGCGGTTGTTTCGGGGTCCCCGGCAGAAGATTCATGGCAGGTCAATGCGCCGATCGGCAAGCTCAACAAGTTTCGCTACGCAGTGATGCAGCCTGGGAAAGACTCAGTGACCGACTTCCGGGTGATTGCCAGAGGCGACAATGCCGCTCTGATCGAAGCCAAACCGCTGACCGGCCGCACCCACCAGATCCGGGTTCACCTTGCGCACTCCGGACTGCCGATTATCGGCGACGTCAATTACGGCGCTCCGCCAGCAGAGCGGATCATGCTCCACTGCCGGCGAATGGCTTTCAAAGGGCCTTCAGGCCAGCCGGTTCAGGCAACAGCCCCAATCGACAACATTTTCCTCGAGATTTGCAGCTCACACGGCATCGCAATTGACAAGGCAGAGTGCGGTTTACTCAATGGATGAGGCAAAACTCTACAAGAAGATCAAGAACGCCGTCGGACGGGGAGTGGCCGATCATGGCCTGATTGCCGAGGGAGACCGGATTGCCGTTGCCGTATCCGGCGGCAAGGATTCCTACACCATGCTGCATCTGTTGGAAGCGTTGCGACAGCGGGCGCCAATCCGGTTCGAAATCATGGCGCTCACCATCGATTCGGGCTATCCCGGCTTCAGGACCGACATCATTGCCGGACATCTCAAAGAACACGGTTTCGCGCATCATGTTGAAAAGACCGATCATTACGGGATAATCCAGGCAAAACGGCGGGAAGGCTCCTCCTACTGCTCAATCTGCGCCCGGCTCAAGCGCGGCGCACTCTATGAGCTTGCGCAAAAGTTCGGTTGCAACAAGCTGGCGCTTGGCCATCATCTCGACGACTTTGCCGAAACGCTGCTGCTCAACCAGTTTTTTGTCGGGTCTCTGAAGTCAATGGCCGCTTCCATGCTTGCTGACAACGGCATAACCACGGTGATCCGGCCATTAGTCTATGTGACTGAGGCCCAGATCATAGAGTTCGCCAGACTGAAGGGTTTCCCGGTGGTATGCTGCCGCTGCCCGGCCTGCGGCGAGGCCGACATGCAGCGCAAAAGGATGAAACGGCTGATCAGCGAACTGGAGCGGGATATCCCCCATATCAGGCAGAGCATCTTGCGGGCGCTTTCCAACGTGCAACCCCGCCACCTGCTGGACAGACAGCTTTTCTTGAAAACCGTTTCACCGGACGATGCCGCACCGGATGAGTCCGCCTGACCGGCTTGACCTCATGCCGCCGCCAATCCAGCCACTCATCTTTAAACGTCAATCCGAAGCAATACACCACCAGCAGGGCAGAGAAAAGCACCAAGGGTTCCATCTGTCTCCTCCTCTATCGATATGTGACAAGCATATCAGGACAGTGAGACAGAATATGTCACTTCACTAAACGGAGATTGGTTAATCTTTAATGGCGGGGAGATAAATCTTGGCGGTGGTGCCCTTCCCAGGAACGCTTTCCAGGGTAACACAGCCGCAATGCTTTCTGGTAATGGTATGCGCCAGGGTCAATCCTATTCCGGCGCATAACTCTATGGTCTTTGTTGAAAAGAACGGCTCAAAGGCCCTCGCCATAACTTCCGGCAGCATCCCATGACCGTCGTCGACAATGGCAATACAGACGTGAACCCCGGGTTTGGTCGGCGGGTGGTGCTTACAAAAGACATCATCGAGGTCAACGGTATCAACAGCTACGGCGATTTTGCCTCCAGTCTCAATCGCTTCAAGGGCATTGTCAATAACTGCCCTTATCACCATCGCGATTTGGTGAGCATCGCCAAGCACCAGCGGCACATCAGCAAACCGCTTCTCAAGAGTAACGGCTTTTCCGTTCAGGCTATCGAGGACAGCGTCAAGGGTCTTGGCAACGGCAAAGGGAGTCTTGACCGCTTCAAGCTGCCGGGAACAACCAAGTAACTTGCCGACCAGTAACGCAGCCCGTTCCGCAGATTTCTCGATCACCCCAACGGCCTTGGCCAGCGGGTGATCCTTATCCATGTCCCGCTTCAAGATGGTCGAATAGCCGAATATCGGGGTCAGGATATTATTCAGGTCATGGGCCACCACTCCGGCAACCATGCCGATTTCTTCCAGCTTTTGCGCTTGAGTGAGCTCCTTTTCCAACTGACGGATATAGCTCTCGGTTTCCGAGACATCTCCGCAATCAGTTAGGGCAACGCACTTCTGATCCGACATCAACTCCCCCCAATAACTTCGCCCTACCTGTTCACCTCAACACAGAATAGCCTGATTTTCCAATTCGTCAATAACTGCCGGGAAAAAACCGCTCTGTTTCCGATTTACAGCAACGGCTCGCCAGTATATCTTTGAGGATAATCATCTCTCCCGGAGGTCATGATGCACCAGAAATACGTCCAGCCACTGAGGATCGCGATACAATGGGGTTTTCTGATATTCTGCCTGTTTATCGG from Geoanaerobacter pelophilus includes the following:
- a CDS encoding ABC transporter substrate-binding protein, producing the protein MIRSCVSWLTLLVLAMMVLCPPDVQAEIKIGVLIFSDEARYQESFKGIKEQLARSGYKEPRVKFLMGNAAGSKAKAANLVRSFAADNLSLLITIGTNATVVAAREIKDIPIVFSQFYDPIGAGVAKSWNNSGTNVTGVSTMFDLSELVIRLQEVYPAKRLAVLYTPGESNTESQLRDLQKLQKKHGIEVLPVILAKKEDIVQILPDVMSTVDAVYLSGSSVIGANLSQIVGLANNSKVITITMLEDLAEKGVMLAVCGDPYAFGVIAGKKAAAVLKGAKPSSIPIEHSIKPGLIINKKTAKAAQVEIPKALLQKAIRVLE
- a CDS encoding NUDIX hydrolase, whose protein sequence is METRNRSIIFNGIVVDLEQMEVKISDKGWHTFQIVRHPGGSAVLPLHEDGTVTLIRQPRPAINEFTLEIPAGRLSTGEDPVDCARRELLEETGLRATTLEPLGFIYSSPGVFDEKIYLFLANDLTQGESAQEQFEDIHPVRVPLSDALAMACDGRIIDGKTIVALLRASRREA
- a CDS encoding RluA family pseudouridine synthase, with protein sequence MILLATAGKEQQGVRLDDGLKALFPQLSKTEIRRLLDWGSCTVNMALVRVASRQLHQGDAIALGLIEKERCIDLVYTAADMLYEDQDCLAINKGIGINSQRTPYQLKGTAEYAVGCYLRTIGLNEEARIVHRLDRGTSGVLVFPKNKKTASYIAGEFKAGRVEKVYWAVVSGSPAEDSWQVNAPIGKLNKFRYAVMQPGKDSVTDFRVIARGDNAALIEAKPLTGRTHQIRVHLAHSGLPIIGDVNYGAPPAERIMLHCRRMAFKGPSGQPVQATAPIDNIFLEICSSHGIAIDKAECGLLNG
- a CDS encoding ATP-binding protein, which encodes MKLQFSIKSIKFRFFSTIALVLLAGTLALSAIIAVNEGVNQQSVLTQKGKGIAQYVSKLCLDALIMGNTVQIDSIVNEARYDEEILYIIIRDNSGKILTSQFASINYSSPHLEHIKFMLHDIHNVPQILEFIEKNESSVVLTSPITTGTETLGQVVVCLTKHNIISNIKNTISVIIVLNIAITIVLAILLFIVSGRLIFEPVSELANASRKLAKGDLTTRIDMHAVGEMQLLIDSFNQMAKDLQQTTVSKEYVNNIIKSMTEALLIISPDHSILDANYAAYKLLGYEPGELTGADAGKIFYDVLPAQVPTTADQGQKISTETCCQRKDGQIVPIYFTASVMPDNEGMIQGIVCTALDISPIKQVAEQLTAMNKTLQLEVEQRKQAQEEAFGLNKDLECQKTALELANLELESFSYSVSHDLRAPLRHINGFTNILREDYRDRLDDNGRDFLDRICAASSRMGVMIDDLLRFSRVSRAEMNVVDVDLSACAHKLATMFQESDPDRTTRFDIAEGLTTKGDASLLEMVLQNLIGNAWKYSSLTPEAVIAVGKIPSKSNDILYVKDNGVGFDMVYKDKLFTAFQRLHGKEYEGTGIGLATVHRIIERHGGKIWAESEVGKGATFYFSLDSAA
- a CDS encoding cache domain-containing protein, giving the protein MTRFVSAIIISVLWITFSVVAMAASQTRDDAKTLVKKAVAYLKANGKDRALAEFSNPKGQFVNGELYLTVWDFNGTQIAHGANSKLIGKQLIELKDMDGKAFVKEFMAVGRKGQGWVSYKWTNPATNRIETKQTYLEAANEIIIGAGVYK
- a CDS encoding sensor histidine kinase is translated as MSDQKCVALTDCGDVSETESYIRQLEKELTQAQKLEEIGMVAGVVAHDLNNILTPIFGYSTILKRDMDKDHPLAKAVGVIEKSAERAALLVGKLLGCSRQLEAVKTPFAVAKTLDAVLDSLNGKAVTLEKRFADVPLVLGDAHQIAMVIRAVIDNALEAIETGGKIAVAVDTVDLDDVFCKHHPPTKPGVHVCIAIVDDGHGMLPEVMARAFEPFFSTKTIELCAGIGLTLAHTITRKHCGCVTLESVPGKGTTAKIYLPAIKD
- the ttcA gene encoding tRNA 2-thiocytidine(32) synthetase TtcA is translated as MDEAKLYKKIKNAVGRGVADHGLIAEGDRIAVAVSGGKDSYTMLHLLEALRQRAPIRFEIMALTIDSGYPGFRTDIIAGHLKEHGFAHHVEKTDHYGIIQAKRREGSSYCSICARLKRGALYELAQKFGCNKLALGHHLDDFAETLLLNQFFVGSLKSMAASMLADNGITTVIRPLVYVTEAQIIEFARLKGFPVVCCRCPACGEADMQRKRMKRLISELERDIPHIRQSILRALSNVQPRHLLDRQLFLKTVSPDDAAPDESA